The following proteins come from a genomic window of Oscillatoria salina IIICB1:
- a CDS encoding CAP domain-containing protein — MARSRPSNWLTFVGWKINNYTRLLLADLAKLVRLLKRSTGFLTILLASSAFAGVANAAFPRTEVKRALPLNWQLLAVNLPIFLAQNNAPVGLSSLEREIVEEMNKARANPNAYADKLEALKPYYEGNLLSLPGKTPLVTEEGLAAVEEAIAFLRDAEPLPPLNVSRGMSQAARDLVQYQGPRGETGHSGRDGSQTWDRIGRYGQASGNQGENISYGTDTAEEVVLQLIIDDGVENRGHRDNIFSSDYQYTGVACGDHAQQDKMCVITYAGGYTDNLATTPDNVTVPEVSPSPETPTSSPPEVSPPVETSPETAVGPLLLENGILQEGDEILPNDNSLYDVHSFQGSAGRQVTITLESNQFDTYLALIDPTGELIQENDDVAEDNTNSSITLTLPMDGVYRIIVNSYDAQGRGEYRVTVR; from the coding sequence ATGGCGCGATCGCGTCCCTCAAATTGGCTGACGTTCGTCGGATGGAAAATAAATAATTATACTAGATTGTTGTTAGCTGACTTGGCAAAGCTTGTGAGATTACTGAAACGCTCAACCGGATTTTTGACTATTTTATTGGCTAGTTCTGCTTTCGCTGGAGTAGCAAATGCTGCTTTCCCTCGGACTGAAGTTAAGAGAGCATTGCCACTAAATTGGCAACTCCTGGCGGTCAATTTACCAATTTTTCTGGCACAAAACAACGCGCCTGTGGGACTTTCATCTTTGGAAAGAGAAATAGTTGAGGAGATGAACAAGGCACGTGCTAATCCTAATGCTTATGCTGATAAACTTGAAGCTTTGAAGCCATATTACGAAGGTAATTTGCTTTCCTTGCCAGGAAAAACGCCACTGGTAACTGAAGAAGGTTTGGCAGCTGTTGAGGAGGCGATCGCCTTTTTGCGCGATGCTGAACCTTTACCACCTCTTAACGTCTCTAGGGGAATGTCTCAAGCGGCTAGAGATTTGGTTCAATATCAAGGTCCGAGAGGCGAAACGGGTCACTCGGGACGGGATGGTTCTCAAACTTGGGATCGCATCGGTCGTTATGGTCAGGCTTCTGGCAATCAAGGGGAAAATATTAGTTACGGTACCGATACAGCCGAAGAGGTGGTCTTACAGTTAATTATTGATGATGGTGTGGAAAATCGCGGTCACAGAGATAACATTTTTAGCTCTGATTACCAGTATACGGGTGTGGCTTGCGGAGATCACGCTCAACAAGACAAGATGTGCGTGATTACCTATGCGGGAGGTTATACCGATAATCTGGCGACTACTCCGGATAATGTAACTGTTCCAGAAGTGTCTCCTAGCCCGGAAACTCCTACCAGTTCGCCTCCAGAAGTGTCTCCTCCTGTGGAAACTTCTCCAGAAACGGCTGTTGGTCCGTTGTTACTGGAAAATGGTATTCTCCAAGAGGGTGATGAAATTCTGCCTAATGATAATAGTTTGTATGATGTTCATAGCTTTCAAGGTAGTGCTGGGCGTCAGGTAACAATTACTTTAGAAAGTAATCAATTTGATACTTATCTGGCTTTAATTGACCCTACAGGTGAGTTGATTCAAGAAAATGATGATGTCGCTGAAGATAATACTAATTCCTCGATTACTTTGACTTTACCGATGGATGGTGTTTATCGCATTATTGTTAATTCTTATGATGCTCAAGGTCGAGGTGAGTATCGAGTTACTGTTCGATAA
- the bchH gene encoding magnesium chelatase subunit H: MKRIVAIAGFESFNTDLYRKAAELAKSQCEQLEIEVFSDRAIATHPEIVATALQQADVFFASLIFDYDQVIWLREKVQHIPIRLVFESALELMSLTKLGKFAIGDKPKGMPKPVKFILSKFSNSREEDKLAGYLSFLKTGPKLLKYIPAKKVQDLRNWLIIYSYWNAGGMENVAAMFWAIAEKYLGLKVGEIPAVIETPNMGLLHPDYDGYFTSPKQYLDWYQQQPTSKSPSPFQGGVNQETSTSLSPQDKPVIGILLYRKHVITKQPYIPQLIRYFENAGLIPLPIFINGVEGHVAVRDWMTTAYETQQREQGNKEILSLSPEAVAVNAIVSTIGFPLVGGPAGSMEAGRQVAVAKRILAAKNVPYFVAAPLLIQDIHSWTRQGIGGLQSVVLYALPELDGAIDVVPLGGLVGEKIYLVPERVQRLIGRVKAWIKLRETPAKDRKIAVILYGFPPGYGATGTAALLNVPKSLFSFLQNLQAAGYEVGELPADGEEIIRWVKAADEERISRQVAKTQRKAQSQEICFGLQTSVNVKTLEKWLGYLLISRIEKQWKSLTKTGIKTIGDDFYIGGIQLGNIWIGVQPPLGIAGDPMRLMFEKDLTPHPQYAAFYKWLQNDFQADAVVHFGMHGTVEWLPGSPLGNTGYSWSDILLGNLPNLYIYAANNPSESMLAKRRGYGVLISHNVPPYGRAGLYKELLTLRDLISEYREDPEKNYALKEAICQKIVDVGIDKDCVFEEGRKSGIEFTVENAKLFSKRVINDYFVKVYEYLQVVEQRLFSSGLHSLGEVPDEVGLQSYLDAYFGEGNSRKDAKALSEAEEEEKKQIIELLRQNTDELTNLLRGLNGEYILPAAGGDLLRDGVGVLPTGRNIHALDPYRMPSPAAYERGREIARKIILQNVEETGKFPETVAVMLWGLDAIKTKGESLGILLELVGAEPVKEGTGRIVRYELKDLAEVGHPRIDVLANLSGIFRDTFVNIIELLDDLFRRAAEADESEEENYIRKHALALSAQGVENASARLFSNPAGDFGSLVNDRVVDSNWESGEELADTWTKRNSYSYGRNDKGQARPEVLNQLLKRCDRVIQEIDSVEYGLTDIQEYYANTGALKQAAEKQSGKQVNADFVESFSKDTTPRKLTELLRLEYRTKLLNPKWAQAMANQGSGGAYEISQRMTALIGWGGTVNFTDSWVYDQAAETYALDAEMAAKLREANPEAFRNIVGRMLEANGRGFWQPDEEKLAKLRDLYDLSDEEIEGVKV, from the coding sequence ATGAAACGCATCGTCGCGATCGCCGGATTTGAATCATTTAACACCGACTTATACCGAAAAGCAGCAGAACTAGCTAAATCCCAATGCGAACAACTAGAAATCGAAGTATTTAGCGATCGCGCGATCGCAACCCACCCAGAAATAGTCGCCACAGCCCTACAACAAGCAGATGTTTTCTTCGCCAGTCTCATCTTCGACTACGATCAAGTTATCTGGTTACGCGAAAAAGTACAACACATTCCCATCCGCCTCGTTTTCGAGTCAGCCCTCGAATTAATGAGTCTCACCAAATTGGGAAAATTCGCGATCGGTGACAAACCCAAAGGAATGCCTAAACCTGTAAAATTTATCCTCTCTAAATTTAGCAACTCTCGCGAAGAAGACAAACTCGCAGGCTATCTCAGCTTCCTCAAAACCGGACCCAAACTTCTCAAATATATCCCCGCCAAAAAAGTCCAAGATTTGCGAAACTGGCTAATAATTTACAGCTATTGGAACGCAGGCGGAATGGAAAATGTTGCCGCAATGTTTTGGGCGATCGCAGAAAAATATTTAGGCTTAAAAGTAGGTGAAATTCCCGCAGTCATTGAAACACCCAACATGGGTTTACTTCACCCTGACTACGACGGATACTTCACCTCACCCAAACAATATCTTGACTGGTATCAACAACAACCAACCTCAAAAAGCCCCTCTCCGTTTCAGGGAGGGGTCAACCAAGAAACATCAACAAGCCTTTCTCCCCAAGACAAACCAGTCATTGGCATCTTACTTTATCGCAAACACGTTATTACCAAACAACCCTACATTCCTCAACTAATTCGCTACTTTGAAAACGCCGGATTAATTCCCTTACCAATATTTATAAATGGTGTCGAAGGTCATGTCGCCGTCCGCGACTGGATGACAACCGCTTACGAAACTCAACAAAGAGAACAAGGAAACAAAGAAATCCTTTCTCTCTCACCCGAAGCAGTAGCAGTTAACGCGATCGTTTCTACCATAGGTTTTCCCTTAGTTGGTGGACCTGCGGGTTCAATGGAAGCAGGACGACAAGTAGCTGTAGCAAAACGCATTCTCGCTGCCAAAAATGTCCCTTATTTTGTTGCCGCGCCCTTATTAATTCAAGATATTCATTCTTGGACAAGACAAGGAATTGGCGGCTTGCAAAGTGTTGTTCTGTATGCGTTACCCGAATTAGATGGTGCAATTGATGTTGTTCCTCTTGGTGGTTTAGTCGGTGAAAAAATCTATCTTGTCCCCGAACGAGTTCAACGGTTAATTGGCAGAGTTAAAGCTTGGATTAAATTACGAGAAACTCCTGCAAAAGATCGAAAAATTGCCGTGATTTTGTATGGGTTTCCGCCAGGTTACGGCGCAACGGGAACCGCCGCGTTATTAAATGTGCCGAAAAGTTTGTTTAGTTTTCTCCAAAATTTACAAGCAGCCGGTTATGAAGTGGGGGAGTTACCAGCAGATGGCGAAGAAATTATTCGCTGGGTGAAAGCAGCAGATGAAGAGAGAATTTCACGCCAAGTCGCAAAGACGCAAAGAAAGGCGCAAAGTCAAGAAATTTGCTTCGGATTACAGACGAGTGTGAATGTAAAGACTTTGGAGAAATGGTTGGGGTATTTGTTAATAAGTCGGATTGAAAAACAATGGAAAAGTTTGACGAAAACGGGGATAAAAACTATCGGCGATGATTTTTATATTGGTGGTATTCAGTTAGGAAATATTTGGATTGGGGTACAACCTCCACTGGGAATTGCTGGCGATCCGATGCGTTTAATGTTTGAAAAAGACTTGACACCTCACCCTCAATATGCTGCTTTTTACAAGTGGCTACAAAATGATTTTCAAGCTGATGCTGTTGTTCATTTTGGAATGCACGGAACTGTAGAATGGTTGCCGGGATCGCCGTTAGGAAATACTGGCTATTCTTGGTCGGATATTTTGTTAGGAAATCTCCCGAATTTGTATATTTATGCTGCTAATAATCCTTCGGAATCGATGCTGGCTAAACGTCGCGGTTATGGGGTGTTAATTTCTCATAATGTACCTCCTTATGGTCGTGCAGGTTTGTATAAAGAGTTACTCACGCTGCGAGATTTGATTTCTGAGTATCGGGAAGATCCGGAAAAGAATTATGCGCTGAAGGAGGCAATTTGTCAGAAAATTGTTGATGTGGGAATTGATAAAGATTGTGTTTTTGAGGAGGGGAGAAAGTCGGGAATTGAGTTTACGGTTGAGAATGCTAAGTTGTTTAGTAAGCGGGTAATTAATGATTATTTTGTTAAGGTTTATGAGTATTTACAGGTAGTTGAACAAAGGTTGTTTTCTTCGGGTTTACATAGTTTGGGTGAAGTTCCTGATGAGGTGGGTTTGCAGTCTTATTTAGATGCTTATTTTGGTGAGGGAAACTCGCGCAAAGACGCAAAGGCGCTAAGTGAAGCAGAAGAGGAAGAAAAGAAGCAAATTATTGAGTTGTTGCGGCAAAATACTGATGAGTTAACGAATCTTTTACGGGGTTTAAATGGAGAGTATATTTTACCTGCGGCTGGTGGAGATTTGTTACGTGATGGTGTTGGTGTATTGCCTACTGGGAGGAATATTCATGCTTTAGATCCTTATCGAATGCCTTCACCAGCAGCTTATGAAAGGGGAAGGGAAATTGCCCGAAAAATTATCTTGCAAAATGTGGAAGAAACGGGTAAGTTTCCGGAGACTGTGGCGGTAATGTTGTGGGGTTTGGATGCGATTAAAACTAAGGGTGAATCGCTGGGTATTTTGTTAGAATTGGTGGGGGCGGAACCTGTTAAGGAAGGTACGGGGAGAATTGTTCGTTATGAGTTGAAAGATTTGGCGGAAGTTGGTCATCCTCGGATTGATGTTTTGGCGAATCTTTCGGGTATTTTCCGCGATACATTTGTGAATATTATTGAGTTATTGGATGATTTATTTCGACGGGCTGCGGAAGCTGATGAAAGTGAAGAGGAAAATTATATTCGCAAACACGCTTTGGCTTTGTCAGCCCAAGGGGTAGAAAATGCTTCTGCAAGGTTATTTTCTAATCCGGCTGGTGATTTTGGTTCGTTGGTAAACGATCGCGTCGTCGATAGTAACTGGGAATCTGGTGAAGAGTTGGCGGATACCTGGACAAAACGTAATTCTTACAGCTATGGACGTAATGATAAAGGACAAGCGCGTCCAGAAGTGTTAAATCAACTACTAAAAAGGTGCGATCGCGTAATTCAAGAAATTGATTCGGTAGAATATGGTTTAACTGATATTCAAGAATATTATGCGAATACGGGCGCGTTGAAACAAGCTGCTGAAAAGCAAAGTGGGAAGCAAGTAAATGCTGATTTTGTGGAAAGTTTCTCGAAAGATACTACACCGAGAAAGTTAACAGAATTGCTCAGATTAGAGTATCGTACCAAACTTTTAAATCCGAAGTGGGCGCAAGCAATGGCTAATCAAGGTTCGGGTGGCGCTTACGAAATTTCTCAACGCATGACTGCTTTAATAGGTTGGGGAGGTACGGTTAATTTTACCGATAGTTGGGTTTATGACCAAGCCGCAGAAACTTACGCTTTAGATGCAGAAATGGCGGCAAAACTACGCGAAGCAAATCCTGAAGCTTTTCGCAATATTGTCGGGAGAATGTTAGAAGCAAATGGGCGTGGTTTTTGGCAACCTGATGAAGAGAAATTGGCGAAATTAAGAGATTTGTATGATTTATCTGATGAGGAAATTGAAGGCGTGAAAGTTTAG
- a CDS encoding trifunctional serine/threonine-protein kinase/ATP-binding protein/sensor histidine kinase, with translation MKENNLQGVIHLNQWLGKYRLIEEVYLGKRTVVYRGVVEENQDSRPVVLKWLHQEYPTFNDLLQFRNQYAIAKNLKIRGIVRPYSLETYRNSYILIMEDFGGISLQNYVKTNNLSLLEILEIATQLATILQELHRDRVIHKDIKPANILIHPSTKEVKIIDFSIASLLPRETQEIQNPNQLEGTLAYISPEQTGRMNRGIDYRSDFYSLGITFYELLTGELPFQSNDPMELVHCHLAKPAPEVHKINPQIPFILAKIVKKLIAKNAEDRYQSAFGLKEDLENCLTQLQKTGKIAKFAIAKRDICDRFLISEKLYGREKEVEKLLAAFARISSGTTEMMLVAGFSGIGKTAVVNEVHKPIVRQRGYFIKGKFDQFQRNIPFSAFVQAFRDLMGQLLTESDAQIQQWKNKILAAVGENGQVIIDVIPELEKILGEQPPAVELSGTAAQNRFNLLLQKFTKVFTSKEHPLVMFLDDLQWADAASLKLIQVLIADTAHLLLIGAYRDNEVNPAHPLILTLGEIQKSGFTINTITLKPLNKTQINQLVTDTLKSTKKLALPLAKLVFQKTKGNPFFASQFLKALHEENFIEFNFDIGCWQCDIARIKRQALSEDVVEFMALQLEKLPLASQEVLKLAACIGNQFDLATLAIVSQQSEIEAAANLWKGLQEGLILPVGEVYKFYVGQETLADTPKNSQTVSYKFLHDRVQQAAYSLIPDERKQTTHYRIGQLLLQKIPPETREERIFELVNQLNYGTALINEQKERDELSQLNLIACRKARSSTAYQAGREYAKIGFSLLGEKAWSRKYYKTLEFHELAAELALLCGDFEQMERFVKIACDRANSLVEKVKVYRLKIQARFAQNQLTEAINIALELLQQLGVTFPESPTQNDIQQAIAEIYQLIGDREVEDLIYLPQMTDAKKIAIIQIANSISPATYFIGSSLNPLLIALVVKESILFGNTPASAFGYAGYAFVACNPLQDVDTGVKFGRLALQITSQPDAKPIKPGVLTVVGALILHRKFHVKESLLLLQEGYATALEVGDPDIAGHNSHNFCLSSFWCGRPLVALEQEASAYCNGLLQIKQLITANYCRIYWQAILNLLGKSEHLTILAGEAFQETEFMPQLLEARDFYGIYICSVYKLMLCYLFEELEAAKNHALEVEQYFMAGMGTLGEPAFYLYDSLTILASLNPELEPRADELKKVEKNQTKLQQQWANYAPMNHQHKVDLVAAEKCRVLKQKTEASELYDKAISGAKENEYIQEEALANELAAKFYLEWGKEKFAALHMQEAYYCYSRWGAKAKVADLEKRYPQLLAPILQQIRSTLSTHETIFALGTVTSTSSHTSNSSVSTALDLAAILKASQTLSSEIELDKLLSSLLSIVIENGGADKCVLMLLRDDRLLIKGLITLGTEPVVLQRIPVEQSHDVPLKLIYKVKHNLQTETLINASADPTLAHDPYIQQHQPKSVLCSPILHQGKLMGILYLENNLTMGAFTRDRVELLNLLCAQAAISLENARLYERSQEYSQQLEQALNNLKNTQLQLVQSEKMSALGNLVAGVAHEINNPVGFISGNVSEAIAAVQDFTEFLSLYQEKFPNPGDEIADKAEELEIEYLLEDLPKMLASMQVGCERIKGISTSLRTFSRTDRDYKVPFNIHEGIESTLLILKHRLKANEQRPGIEVVKNYGNLPQVMCFSGQLNQVFMNVLANAIEALDESSMGKSFAEIERHPRQIFIQTSVENEKVQVIIADNGTGMNEQVKQKIFDHLFTTKAVGKGTGLGLAIAKSIIVEKHGGEIMVNSRLGEGTQFIISFPIKG, from the coding sequence ATGAAGGAAAATAATCTACAAGGGGTCATCCACTTAAATCAATGGTTAGGTAAATACCGTTTAATAGAGGAAGTTTATCTGGGTAAACGTACTGTGGTTTATCGGGGAGTGGTAGAAGAAAATCAAGATTCTCGCCCGGTTGTGTTAAAGTGGCTACACCAAGAGTATCCCACATTCAACGACCTACTACAATTTCGCAATCAATACGCGATCGCCAAAAATCTCAAGATACGGGGAATTGTCCGTCCCTACAGTTTAGAAACCTATCGCAACAGTTATATTTTAATCATGGAAGATTTTGGCGGAATTTCTCTGCAAAATTACGTCAAAACTAACAATTTATCCCTCTTAGAGATTTTAGAAATTGCCACTCAACTAGCAACAATTTTACAAGAACTCCACCGCGATCGCGTCATTCACAAAGATATCAAACCCGCTAATATCTTAATTCATCCCTCGACTAAAGAAGTCAAAATCATTGACTTTAGCATTGCTTCCCTTTTACCCCGCGAAACTCAAGAAATACAGAATCCCAACCAATTAGAAGGAACACTAGCTTATATTTCCCCAGAACAAACCGGAAGAATGAACCGAGGAATTGACTATCGGAGTGATTTTTATTCCTTGGGTATAACCTTCTACGAATTACTCACCGGGGAATTACCTTTTCAATCAAATGACCCAATGGAATTAGTCCATTGTCATCTTGCCAAACCCGCCCCCGAAGTCCACAAAATCAACCCCCAAATTCCCTTTATTTTAGCCAAGATTGTTAAAAAATTAATCGCTAAAAATGCCGAAGACCGCTATCAAAGTGCCTTCGGACTCAAAGAAGATTTAGAAAACTGTTTAACCCAACTGCAAAAAACAGGAAAAATCGCCAAGTTTGCCATTGCCAAACGAGATATTTGCGACCGTTTTCTAATTTCCGAAAAATTATATGGTCGAGAGAAAGAAGTAGAAAAACTCTTAGCAGCATTTGCCAGAATCAGCAGTGGAACAACCGAAATGATGCTAGTAGCGGGTTTTTCTGGGATTGGTAAAACCGCAGTCGTCAACGAAGTTCACAAACCGATTGTGCGACAACGGGGTTACTTTATTAAAGGCAAATTTGACCAATTTCAACGTAATATTCCCTTCTCGGCATTTGTGCAAGCCTTTCGGGATTTAATGGGACAATTATTAACCGAAAGCGATGCTCAAATTCAGCAGTGGAAAAACAAAATCTTAGCAGCAGTAGGGGAAAATGGGCAAGTAATTATTGACGTGATTCCCGAATTAGAAAAAATTCTTGGCGAACAACCACCCGCCGTAGAATTATCGGGAACAGCCGCGCAAAATCGCTTTAATTTATTATTGCAAAAATTCACCAAAGTTTTTACCAGTAAAGAACATCCTTTAGTGATGTTTTTAGACGACTTACAATGGGCAGATGCAGCATCACTTAAATTAATACAAGTATTAATAGCAGATACCGCTCATCTATTATTAATTGGTGCCTACCGCGATAACGAAGTTAATCCCGCACATCCGTTAATCTTAACTTTGGGTGAAATTCAAAAATCAGGCTTTACCATTAATACCATTACTTTAAAGCCTCTGAACAAAACCCAGATAAATCAGTTAGTAACAGACACACTCAAAAGTACAAAAAAGTTAGCTTTACCTCTTGCTAAATTAGTCTTTCAGAAAACCAAAGGAAACCCCTTTTTTGCAAGCCAATTTCTCAAAGCTTTACACGAAGAAAATTTCATTGAATTTAACTTTGATATCGGCTGTTGGCAATGTGACATCGCCCGAATCAAACGACAAGCCTTGAGTGAGGATGTGGTAGAATTCATGGCATTGCAGTTAGAAAAACTGCCCTTAGCCAGCCAGGAAGTTCTCAAATTAGCGGCTTGTATTGGCAATCAATTTGATTTAGCAACATTAGCAATTGTTTCACAACAATCAGAAATTGAGGCGGCAGCAAATTTATGGAAAGGATTGCAAGAAGGGTTGATTTTACCAGTTGGTGAGGTTTATAAGTTTTATGTAGGGCAAGAAACGCTGGCAGACACTCCCAAAAATTCTCAAACCGTTAGCTATAAATTCCTGCACGATCGCGTCCAACAAGCTGCTTATTCTCTCATTCCCGACGAGCGAAAACAAACCACACATTATCGCATCGGACAACTGCTACTGCAAAAAATCCCTCCAGAAACCAGAGAAGAACGCATTTTTGAATTGGTCAATCAATTAAACTATGGAACGGCTTTAATTAACGAACAAAAAGAACGAGATGAACTGTCCCAATTAAATTTAATCGCCTGTCGCAAAGCCCGAAGTTCAACCGCCTATCAAGCGGGCAGGGAATATGCCAAGATCGGTTTCTCTTTGCTGGGAGAAAAGGCTTGGTCGAGGAAATATTATAAGACGCTGGAATTTCACGAACTCGCCGCAGAGTTGGCATTGCTATGCGGTGACTTTGAACAAATGGAGCGGTTTGTGAAAATAGCTTGCGATCGCGCCAATTCTTTAGTAGAAAAGGTGAAAGTTTATCGCCTAAAAATTCAAGCTCGTTTTGCCCAAAATCAATTAACCGAAGCTATTAACATTGCCCTAGAACTGTTGCAACAATTAGGAGTTACTTTTCCCGAATCACCGACGCAAAACGATATTCAACAAGCTATTGCTGAAATTTATCAACTCATTGGCGATCGCGAGGTTGAAGACCTAATTTATCTACCGCAAATGACCGACGCCAAAAAAATTGCCATCATACAAATTGCCAATAGTATCTCGCCAGCCACTTATTTTATTGGTTCTTCTTTGAATCCTTTATTGATTGCTTTAGTAGTCAAAGAATCGATTCTATTTGGCAATACTCCGGCTTCTGCTTTTGGTTATGCCGGTTATGCTTTCGTGGCTTGCAACCCTTTGCAAGATGTAGATACTGGTGTAAAATTCGGTCGGTTAGCGCTCCAAATTACTTCCCAACCAGATGCCAAACCTATAAAACCTGGAGTCTTGACAGTTGTAGGGGCATTAATTCTTCATCGCAAATTTCATGTAAAAGAGTCTTTACTTCTCCTGCAAGAAGGATATGCGACGGCACTGGAAGTAGGAGATCCCGATATAGCAGGACATAATTCCCATAACTTTTGCCTCAGTTCTTTTTGGTGCGGTCGTCCCTTGGTGGCGTTGGAACAAGAAGCTAGTGCTTACTGTAATGGATTGTTGCAAATTAAGCAATTGATAACTGCCAACTACTGTCGGATTTATTGGCAAGCAATTTTAAATTTACTCGGCAAGAGCGAACATCTTACCATCTTGGCTGGAGAGGCTTTTCAAGAAACAGAATTTATGCCCCAACTTCTCGAAGCTCGCGATTTCTATGGCATTTATATTTGTTCGGTCTATAAGTTGATGCTGTGCTATTTATTTGAGGAACTCGAAGCGGCAAAGAATCATGCCCTGGAGGTCGAGCAATACTTTATGGCTGGCATGGGAACTTTGGGAGAACCCGCATTTTATTTGTACGATTCTTTAACTATTTTAGCTTCTTTAAATCCAGAATTAGAGCCAAGAGCGGATGAGTTGAAGAAAGTAGAAAAAAACCAAACTAAATTGCAACAACAATGGGCGAATTATGCCCCAATGAATCACCAGCATAAAGTCGATCTGGTCGCAGCCGAAAAATGTCGAGTATTGAAACAAAAAACAGAGGCAAGCGAGCTATACGACAAAGCAATTTCTGGAGCCAAAGAAAACGAATATATCCAAGAAGAAGCCCTGGCTAACGAACTAGCTGCTAAATTTTATCTCGAATGGGGCAAAGAAAAATTTGCTGCCCTTCATATGCAAGAAGCCTATTATTGTTACTCGCGCTGGGGAGCAAAAGCCAAAGTCGCCGACTTAGAAAAACGCTATCCTCAACTGCTGGCTCCCATCTTACAGCAAATCCGTTCGACTCTTTCGACTCACGAAACTATCTTCGCCTTGGGAACTGTCACATCAACAAGTTCGCATACATCTAACAGTAGCGTTTCTACCGCTTTAGATTTAGCCGCTATTCTCAAAGCATCGCAAACCCTTTCGAGTGAAATCGAACTCGACAAACTGCTCTCGTCGTTGCTATCGATCGTGATTGAAAATGGGGGGGCGGATAAATGCGTCTTAATGCTGTTGCGAGACGATCGCCTGCTGATTAAAGGCTTAATAACGCTAGGGACAGAACCCGTGGTTTTACAGCGTATTCCTGTTGAACAAAGTCACGACGTTCCCTTAAAACTAATCTACAAAGTCAAGCATAACTTGCAGACAGAAACGCTGATTAATGCAAGCGCCGATCCGACTTTAGCCCATGACCCCTACATTCAGCAACATCAACCCAAGAGTGTGTTGTGTAGTCCGATTTTACATCAAGGGAAGTTGATGGGCATTTTATATCTAGAGAATAATTTAACCATGGGGGCTTTTACCCGCGATCGCGTCGAACTACTGAATTTACTTTGCGCTCAAGCCGCTATTTCCTTAGAAAATGCTCGACTTTATGAGCGATCGCAGGAATATTCCCAACAGTTAGAACAGGCATTAAATAACTTAAAAAACACCCAACTACAACTTGTCCAAAGTGAGAAAATGTCAGCATTGGGTAATTTAGTTGCGGGTGTAGCTCACGAAATTAATAACCCAGTGGGTTTTATTTCTGGCAATGTTAGCGAAGCGATCGCCGCCGTCCAAGACTTCACAGAATTTCTCTCACTCTATCAAGAAAAATTTCCTAATCCCGGAGATGAAATAGCCGACAAAGCCGAAGAGTTAGAGATTGAATATCTTTTAGAAGACCTACCGAAAATGCTAGCATCGATGCAGGTCGGGTGCGAGCGCATCAAAGGAATTAGTACCAGTTTAAGAACCTTCTCTCGGACCGATCGGGATTACAAAGTGCCGTTTAATATTCATGAAGGCATTGAAAGTACGCTGTTAATTCTTAAACATCGCCTGAAAGCAAACGAGCAACGTCCTGGAATTGAAGTTGTTAAAAATTATGGGAATTTACCCCAAGTTATGTGTTTTTCTGGTCAATTAAATCAGGTATTTATGAATGTTTTAGCCAATGCCATCGAGGCGTTAGATGAGTCAAGTATGGGCAAAAGTTTTGCAGAAATTGAGCGTCATCCTCGCCAAATTTTCATTCAAACCTCAGTGGAAAATGAAAAGGTTCAAGTTATCATAGCTGATAATGGTACGGGCATGAATGAACAAGTCAAACAAAAAATATTTGACCACTTGTTTACCACCAAAGCAGTGGGGAAAGGAACTGGGTTAGGATTGGCGATCGCGAAGTCTATAATCGTTGAAAAACATGGCGGTGAGATAATGGTTAATTCTCGACTCGGAGAAGGAACGCAATTTATTATTAGTTTTCCGATCAAAGGATGA
- a CDS encoding type II toxin-antitoxin system VapC family toxin, giving the protein MKILLDTHIFLWYISGDSRLSSDVRDIIRDLDNQVYLSVVSVWECIVKYQLGKLPLPDSPEIYLPKQRDFHQIISLKLDEQSVNQLAKLPLLHRDPFDRMLICQAWQNNLIIATQDAAIRVYPVKVI; this is encoded by the coding sequence ATGAAAATTTTGCTAGATACACATATTTTTCTTTGGTATATTAGCGGTGACAGTCGGTTATCAAGTGACGTTCGAGACATTATTCGCGATCTAGATAACCAAGTCTACTTAAGTGTTGTTTCTGTGTGGGAGTGTATTGTTAAATATCAATTGGGAAAGTTACCATTACCAGATTCACCGGAAATATATTTGCCAAAACAGCGCGATTTCCATCAAATCATCAGCCTTAAACTTGATGAACAAAGTGTGAATCAATTGGCAAAATTGCCTTTGCTACATCGCGATCCATTTGACAGAATGCTTATTTGTCAAGCTTGGCAAAATAATCTGATAATTGCTACGCAAGATGCAGCAATTCGTGTTTACCCAGTTAAAGTTATCTAA